From a region of the Epinephelus fuscoguttatus linkage group LG21, E.fuscoguttatus.final_Chr_v1 genome:
- the LOC125881815 gene encoding dermatan-sulfate epimerase-like protein, translating into MYPQMPGNMAVNWVVYSVFILPLFAVGTAFSGVFNATDRDIFTDDLLQVKLTQARATEQWKLQSTDSHPNLYFNQVDVLHLRQRSSTTHSHIFKVIRAAALTMLSNVPFYMPPVKHAEFTSKWNEIYGNNLPPLALYCLLCPEDSAALQFLIKFMDRMAEYPDWRVTSAPNDEVPMAHSLTGFATAYDFIYSYLDERRRDVYLKKIRSETEELFELSKYRGWGKQYLQNHQTTNILATLTGAIVVGSHNDPESMIWKQVAVNYMEKTMFLLNHVVDGSLDEGVAYGSYTAKSITQYVFLAQRHFNIDNLQNNWLRGHFWFYYATLLPGFQRTVGIADSNYNWFYGPESQLVFLDTFVMRNGTGNWLAQQIRKHRPKDGPMGQSSAQRWATLHTEYIWYNSHLMPQPPHDFGKARMHIFSNWGVVTYGAGLPNGQGNTFVSFKSGKLGGRAVYDIVHDKPYSWVEGWNSFNPGHEHPDQNSFTFAPNGQVFVSEALYGPKYSYLNNVLVFSPSPTSQCNNPWEGQLGECAKWLRWTDEGVGDARGEVIVASSHRDTMFVSGEAVSAYSPAMRLKSVYRALVLLNSQTLLVLDHVEKLSDSPVKSLSAFFHNLDIDFKYVPFRFMDRYNGAMMDVWDAHYKMFWFDSQGHSPDTQIQEAEQAAEFKKRWTQYVNVTFPMAGTVSRVAYVLHGPYVKVSNCRFVDNSKNGVRLSLTVNNTERIVSIATNYKDIGARLAYLGFGGHCKVEDRYQITRYGLGTQLIPKQISSDNQLFDFGFTVNVIAGVVLCVAIGFLTMQRKFYVCFGRLMRYALLSVLILWIAELLFVSNSCDQLLCGVKWKGAGAKSEVNKQIRLYEQHRLPLPTVVITTLPGSGSEILKHLFYNSSDFVYIRVPTEHVDIPETEFEFDSLVDACEWSRSDAMHGRFKIIQGWLHSLVHNTKLHLQNIQLVEGSRVKQPQRVSPSRDRKKRSRRREPASELKGKLRASLDRDAEYVREMRRHIAEYPNARVVLNMRSGSWALKLPFIQEVVGSSLRTIYLVRDPRAWIYLMVYNSKPSLYSLKNIPQHLSLIFKEDAVSDGCPAAAPEFKIIQRLLSRSETNPILILAHLWLAHTAAVLRVSESLPEESYLQVRFEDVVNFPQETAESIHTFLGVPVSPAALNQLLFTTSTNLYNLMYEGDISPANINMWRQNMPRKDIRLIEDVCGSVMRRLGYTRFAS; encoded by the coding sequence ATGTACCCCCAAATGCCCGGCAACATGGCAGTGAACTGGGTTGTGTATTCAGTTTTTATACTCCCGCTGTTTGCAGTGGGGACAGCTTTCTCGGGGGTCTTCAACGCcacagacagagacatttttACAGATGACTTGCTGCAGGTCAAGCTCACACAAGCCAGAGCGACCGAGCAGTGGAAACTCCAGTCTACTGATTCCCATCCCAACCTATATTTTAACCAAGTGGATGTGTTGCACTTGAGGCAAAGGTCCTCCACCACCCACAGTCACATATTTAAAGTCATCCGGGCTGCTGCTCTCACCATGTTGTCTAATGTCCCCTTTTACATGCCCCCTGTGAAACATGCAGAGTTTACAAGCAAGTGGAATGAGATTTATGGGAACAACCTGCCTCCCCTGGCTCTCTATTGCCTGTTGTGCCCAGAGGACTCTGCTGCCCTGCAGTTTCTTATCAAGTTTATGGATAGGATGGCTGAATACCCAGACTGGAGGGTAACCAGTGCCCCTAACGATGAGGTCCCCATGGCGCACTCTCTCACTGGGTTTGCTACTGCTTATGACTTTATTTACTCCTACCTGGATGAGCGGCGGCGGGATGTTTACCTCAAGAAAATTCGCTCTGAGACAGAGGAGCTGTTTGAGCTCTCAAAGTACAGGGGATGGGGAAAACAGTATCTCCAGAATCATCAGACCACAAACATATTAGCCACCCTGACTGGTGCTATAGTGGTTGGATCACACAACGACCCGGAGTCAATGATCTGGAAACAAGTGGCAGTGAACTACATGGAGAAAACTATGTTTCTCTTAAACCATGTTGTTGATGGGTCTCTGGATGAGGGGGTAGCCTATGGGAGCTACACAGCCAAGTCCATCACACAGTATGTCTTCTTAGCTCAACGCCATTTCAACATTGACAACCTGCAGAACAACTGGCTGCGGGGACACTTCTGGTTTTATTACGCCACTCTGTTGCCGGGGTTTCAGAGAACTGTCGGCATCGCTGACTCCAACTACAACTGGTTTTATGGGCCGGAGAGCCAGCTCGTTTTCCTCGACACATTCGTCATGAGGAACGGGACGGGAAACTGGCTGGCTCAACAGATTAGAAAGCACCGACCCAAAGACGGTCCCATGGGGCAGTCGTCCGCCCAGCGCTGGGCTACACTTCACACAGAGTACATCTGGTACAACTCTCACCTCATGCCGCAGCCTCCCCATGACTTTGGAAAAGCGAGGATGCATATTTTCTCAAACTGGGGTGTGGTTACCTACGGGGCAGGGCTACCGAATGGTCAGGGTAATACTTTTGTGTCCTTTAAGTCTGGCAAGCTGGGTGGCCGTGCAGTCTATGACATTGTCCATGACAAGCCTTACTCCTGGGTGGAGGGCTGGAACAGCTTTAACCCAGGTCACGAGCACCCTGATCAGAACTCTTTCACATTTGCTCCTAATGGGCAGGTATTTGTGTCTGAAGCACTTTACGGTCCAAAGTACAGCTATCTTAACAATGTTTTGGTGTTCAGTCCATCTCCTACCAGCCAGTGTAACAATCCGTGGGAGGGTCAGTTGGGTGAGTGCGCTAAGTGGCTGCGATGGACTGATGAGGGGGTGGGTGATGCCAGAGGGGAGGTGATTGTCGCCTCCTCACACAGGGACACCATGTTTGTGAGTGGGGAGGCGGTATCAGCTTATTCCCCTGCTATGAGATTAAAGAGTGTGTACAGAGCTTTAGTTCTGCTGAACTCACAGACTCTGCTGGTGCTTGACCACGTAGAGAAGTTGAGTGATTCACCTGTGAAGTCCCTCAGCGCTTTTTTCCACAATCTTGACATTGACTTTAAATACGTTCCTTTCAGATTCATGGACAGGTATAATGGCGCCATGATGGATGTGTGGGACGCTCATTATAAAATGTTCTGGTTCGACAGCCAGGGTCACAGCCCTGATACACAGATACAAGAGGCAGAGCAGGCGGCTGAGTTTAAAAAGAGGTGGACTCAGTATGTCAATGTCACTTTTCCGATGGCAGGCACAGTCAGTCGAGTAGCGTACGTCTTACATGGGCCTTATGTCAAAGTGTCCAACTGTAGATTTGTGGATAATAGCAAGAATGGAGTGAGACTTTCTTTAACTGTAAATAACACAGAGAGGATAGTTTCTATTGCAACAAACTATAAAGACATAGGTGCGAGGTTGGCATATTTAGGATTTGGAGGTCACTGCAAAGTTGAGGATAGATATCAAATCACTCGATATGGCCTTGGGACTCAACTGATCCCCAAACAAATCAGTAGTGATAATCAGCTGTTTGACTTTGGGTTCACAGTCAATGTGATAGCTGGGGTTGTTCTCTGCGTGGCCATAGGATTTTTGACCATGCAGAGAAAGTTTTATGTCTGCTTCGGCAGGCTGATGCGTTACGCCCTCCTCTCTGTGCTCATTCTGTGGATAGCtgagctgctgtttgtgtctaaCAGCTGCGATCAGCTTCTCTGTGGGGTAAAATGGAAAGGTGCGGGTGCCAAAAGcgaagtaaacaaacaaatcagacTGTATGAGCAGCACCGGCTCCCCCTCCCCACCGTCGTCATAACAACCCTTCCCGGATCGGGATCAGAAATACTCAAGCACCTTTTCTACAACAGCTCGGACTTTGTTTACATAAGAGTCCCCACCGAGCACGTGGACATTCCTGAGACGGAGTTTGAATTTGACTCTCTGGTCGACGCCTGCGAGTGGTCAAGGTCAGATGCCATGCATGGACGGTTTAAGATTATTCAGGGCTGGCTGCATTCGCTGGTCCACAACACCAAGCTGCACCTGCAGAATATTCAGCTGGTAGAGGGCAGCAGGGTCAAACAGCCCCAGAGAGTTAGCCCCTCTagggacagaaagaaaagatcCAGACGGAGGGAGCCAGCATCTGAGCTGAAGGGCAAACTGAGAGCAAGTCTGGACAGAGATGCAGAGTATGTGAGGGAGATGAGACGGCATATTGCGGAGTACCCTAACGCCAGGGTGGTCCTCAACATGCGGAGTGGAAGCTGGGCGCTCAAACTGCCTTTCATTCAGGAGGTTGTGGGATCTTCCCTGAGGACAATCTACTTGGTGAGAGACCCTCGAGCGTGGATTTATCTCATGGTTTATAACAGCAAACCCAGCCTTTACTCCCTTAAAAACATCCCGCAGCATCTTTCCTTGATATTCAAGGAGGATGCTGTCAGTGACGGGTGCCCAGCTGCAgcgccagaatttaaaataATCCAGAGGCTGCTGTCCCGTTCAGAGACAAACCCCATCCTGATACTGGCTCATCTGTGGCTGGCTCACACTGCAGCAGTGCTGAGGGTCAGCGAGAGCCTCCCAGAGGAGTCGTACCTCCAAGTGAGGTTCGAGGATGTGGTCAACTTTCCGCAGGAGACGGCAGAGAGCATACACACATTTCTGGGGGTGCCTGTGTCACCCGCAGCCCTCAACCAACTCCTGTTCACCACCTCCACGAACCTGTACAATCTCATGTATGAAGGGGACATTTCACCAGCCAACATTAACATGTGGAGACAAAATATGCCTCGAAAAGACATCAGACTAATAGAGGACGTGTGTGGGAGTGTGATGAGGAGGCTGGGTTACACCAGGTTTGCCAGTTAA